One genomic window of Sulfurovum lithotrophicum includes the following:
- a CDS encoding BadF/BadG/BcrA/BcrD ATPase family protein: MNAKNRTNHYALGIDIGSTTVKYVLCDRDFNIIAKAYTPHDTKQAPTLLRLLEELSQTHKEAYDNIDKVYITGSGASRIAPTLNARFVQEVNAVVLAVEHHHPDVNAVVELGGQDAKIIHFKEGKDGKKTVLTSMNDKCASGTGATIEKCTMKVGMESEEVQKLTFATEKLHHVAAKCGVFAETDIVNLVKTSVPSNEIMNSLADAIVMQNLTVLTRGNTLMPKVLLLGGPNTYLPFLQDCWRMRIAELWDERGIVYDKNKLDELIIVPDNAQYYAALGAVIFGEGEANHDKSFAGLIALKTLVDTGGVNQNDNIDAPLVKNEQELREFRERYTIKPFQSPQLTEKTTCFLGIDGGSTSSKAVLLDEKGELLLKVYQLSKGNPIDDTLELLQKITESESGKYYDIKGLGVTGYAADVLGGALKADANIIETIAHMKSAQQAFGESINVICDIGGQDIKVLFMENGMMKNFRLSNQCSAGNGTLLQSMAKQFGVPVEGFADVAFAAKQAPRFNYGCAVFLDTDRVNFQKEGYTKEELFAGISKVLPKNVWQYVVQAPNLAMFGDHFVLQGGTQYNQAALKAQVDYIKERVPNARVDVHPHPGEAGAIGAALEARDVVQKRGTATFVGLEEALQMTYTSKTDESTRCHFCTINCSRTFIDTHTPSSETVRYIAGFSCEDGTVESADAFKALKSSRKALQETVPNLVKKESSKLFAPTYMLDKKPTESTQVKRQEVKVTLGGWGPTLRREITQNFKVSSVEDTAYRKALKIAIPKVLNVYSLAPFMRTYLEALGIDPLNIQFSGFSNEDMYLEGAKYGSVDSCYPAKVAQSHVYALMYSKKFAKKTFDYLWFPAVTELPGYVQHTMGQTSCPIVSGTPKVVYSAFTKEKDLFSERGIVYVDEALNFDNRKLLEKQLFATWGDRLRITEDENRWAAEQAWKALDENDREIMEEGHRILDEAEKNSEVIILLLARPYHSDPGLNHEVLDEFQSLGFKTISMRAIPKDETYLMRFFGEEVAQGIIESPYDIRDVWAENFSTNSAQKVWAAKFAARHPNVAVLDLSSFKCGHDAPTYAIIDKILGASRTPHLTLHDIDANKPGGSIKIRVKTFAYTLEQYRQTLLDNLSCHPQGDIKTFENSSERVLV; the protein is encoded by the coding sequence ATGAATGCAAAAAACCGAACAAATCATTATGCACTTGGTATCGACATCGGTTCCACCACTGTCAAATATGTACTGTGCGACAGAGACTTCAACATCATTGCCAAAGCCTATACTCCGCACGACACCAAACAGGCACCTACCCTTCTAAGACTCCTCGAAGAACTCTCTCAAACGCACAAAGAAGCCTATGACAACATTGACAAAGTTTACATTACAGGTTCGGGAGCCAGCCGGATTGCCCCGACACTCAATGCGCGTTTTGTGCAGGAGGTCAATGCTGTCGTGCTTGCCGTGGAACACCACCATCCCGACGTGAATGCTGTAGTGGAACTGGGTGGACAGGATGCAAAGATCATCCACTTCAAAGAGGGTAAGGACGGCAAAAAAACCGTACTGACCTCCATGAACGACAAATGTGCTTCCGGTACGGGAGCCACCATAGAGAAGTGTACCATGAAGGTCGGTATGGAGAGTGAAGAAGTTCAGAAACTCACCTTTGCGACAGAGAAACTACATCATGTCGCTGCCAAATGCGGTGTCTTTGCAGAAACGGACATTGTCAACCTTGTCAAGACCTCCGTTCCTTCCAACGAGATCATGAACTCCCTGGCAGATGCCATTGTTATGCAGAACCTGACCGTACTGACTCGGGGCAATACACTCATGCCCAAAGTCCTGCTGCTTGGCGGACCGAACACTTATCTGCCGTTTTTGCAGGATTGCTGGCGCATGCGCATTGCCGAACTCTGGGATGAACGCGGCATAGTTTACGACAAAAACAAGCTTGATGAACTGATCATCGTACCGGACAATGCCCAGTACTATGCCGCTCTGGGTGCAGTGATCTTCGGTGAAGGCGAAGCGAACCACGACAAATCTTTCGCCGGACTTATTGCTCTGAAAACACTGGTAGATACAGGCGGTGTCAACCAGAATGACAATATTGACGCCCCCCTGGTAAAAAATGAGCAGGAGCTTCGGGAATTCAGAGAGCGCTATACCATCAAACCCTTTCAATCTCCCCAATTGACAGAAAAAACTACCTGTTTCCTCGGTATAGACGGAGGCTCCACCTCTTCCAAAGCGGTATTGCTGGATGAAAAAGGTGAACTGCTCCTGAAAGTCTACCAGCTCTCAAAAGGAAACCCCATTGACGATACACTGGAACTTTTGCAAAAGATCACAGAATCAGAGAGTGGGAAATACTACGATATCAAAGGTCTTGGCGTCACCGGCTACGCAGCAGATGTACTCGGTGGTGCACTCAAAGCCGATGCAAATATCATCGAGACCATTGCACATATGAAAAGTGCGCAGCAGGCTTTCGGTGAAAGCATCAATGTCATCTGTGATATCGGCGGACAGGACATCAAAGTGCTTTTCATGGAGAACGGGATGATGAAAAATTTTCGTCTCTCCAATCAGTGCAGTGCCGGTAACGGAACCCTGCTGCAGAGTATGGCCAAGCAGTTCGGTGTTCCGGTGGAAGGCTTTGCAGATGTTGCCTTTGCCGCCAAGCAGGCACCGCGTTTCAACTACGGATGTGCCGTTTTTCTCGATACGGATAGAGTGAACTTTCAAAAAGAGGGATACACCAAAGAGGAACTCTTTGCCGGCATATCGAAGGTCCTGCCCAAAAATGTCTGGCAGTATGTCGTACAGGCCCCCAACCTTGCCATGTTCGGAGACCACTTCGTGCTGCAGGGAGGAACACAGTACAACCAGGCAGCACTTAAGGCACAGGTGGATTACATAAAAGAACGTGTACCCAATGCCAGGGTCGATGTTCATCCGCATCCGGGAGAAGCCGGAGCTATCGGCGCCGCACTTGAAGCAAGAGATGTCGTACAGAAAAGAGGCACGGCCACCTTTGTCGGGTTGGAGGAAGCACTGCAGATGACCTATACTTCCAAGACAGATGAGAGTACGCGCTGCCATTTCTGCACCATCAACTGCTCACGTACCTTCATCGATACCCATACCCCTTCTTCGGAGACCGTGCGTTACATTGCCGGGTTCTCCTGCGAAGATGGTACAGTCGAGTCTGCAGATGCCTTTAAAGCACTGAAAAGTTCCAGAAAAGCATTACAAGAAACCGTACCAAACCTTGTCAAAAAAGAGTCTTCCAAACTTTTTGCACCCACCTATATGCTGGATAAAAAGCCGACAGAATCGACACAGGTGAAAAGACAGGAAGTCAAAGTGACCCTTGGAGGATGGGGACCGACACTGCGCAGGGAGATCACACAGAATTTCAAAGTCAGTTCAGTGGAAGATACAGCCTACAGGAAAGCACTGAAGATCGCTATTCCCAAAGTACTCAATGTCTATTCTCTGGCTCCCTTCATGCGAACCTATCTTGAAGCGCTTGGCATCGACCCTCTCAACATCCAGTTCTCCGGTTTTTCCAATGAAGATATGTACCTTGAAGGAGCCAAATACGGTTCTGTGGATTCCTGCTACCCTGCCAAAGTGGCACAGTCTCATGTCTATGCACTGATGTACAGCAAAAAATTCGCGAAAAAAACATTTGACTACCTATGGTTCCCCGCCGTGACGGAGCTTCCCGGTTACGTTCAGCATACCATGGGACAAACCTCATGCCCCATCGTTTCCGGTACACCGAAAGTGGTCTACTCCGCCTTCACCAAGGAGAAGGACCTTTTCTCGGAGAGGGGGATCGTTTATGTCGATGAAGCGCTGAATTTCGATAACCGGAAACTGCTTGAAAAACAGCTCTTTGCCACCTGGGGAGACAGGCTGCGCATTACTGAAGATGAGAACAGATGGGCGGCCGAGCAGGCGTGGAAGGCACTTGATGAAAACGACCGGGAGATAATGGAAGAGGGACACCGCATTCTAGATGAGGCAGAAAAAAACAGCGAGGTTATTATTCTGCTGCTTGCACGTCCCTACCATTCCGACCCCGGGCTCAACCATGAAGTTCTCGACGAATTCCAGTCACTCGGGTTCAAGACCATCTCCATGCGTGCCATCCCCAAAGATGAAACCTATCTGATGCGCTTCTTTGGAGAAGAAGTCGCACAGGGAATCATAGAATCCCCTTATGATATACGAGATGTCTGGGCAGAGAATTTCTCGACCAATTCGGCACAAAAGGTCTGGGCGGCTAAATTCGCTGCACGGCACCCCAATGTGGCTGTACTTGACCTCAGTTCGTTCAAGTGCGGGCATGATGCACCTACCTATGCCATTATCGATAAAATACTGGGTGCAAGCCGTACACCGCATCTGACCCTGCACGATATCGATGCGAACAAGCCCGGCGGATCGATCAAGATACGTGTCAAGACCTTTGCCTATACTTTGGAACAGTATAGGCAAACGCTTTTGGATAATTTGTCTTGTCACCCTCAAGGGGATATAAAAACTTTTGAAAATTCGAGTGAAAGGGTTTTGGTATGA
- the lgt gene encoding prolipoprotein diacylglyceryl transferase: MEHFIWNVDPVLLHLGPLQLRWYGILFVGSFFLGLMLLQWIFKREGKDPALLDSFLIYVMVGAVIGSRLMHCFAYEPAFYLSHPLEILKVWKGGLASHGGLLGSILAIWFFCRKYRLDFMWLLSRTAIAGTITAAFVRFGNLFNSEILGKPTDLPWAIIFERVDMLPRHPVQLYEAFSYLILLVIMLLVYLKSKPDFATRILPGIFLTFMFTVRFLLEYTKTKQADYTWDLPFSTGQALSLPFILIGIIWILWALKKKHST; this comes from the coding sequence TTGGAACATTTTATCTGGAATGTCGATCCCGTTTTATTACATTTAGGTCCCTTGCAGCTACGCTGGTACGGAATTTTGTTCGTTGGTTCCTTTTTTCTGGGACTTATGCTGTTACAATGGATCTTTAAACGCGAAGGCAAAGACCCTGCTCTTCTGGACAGTTTCCTCATCTATGTCATGGTTGGTGCAGTTATCGGCTCGAGACTGATGCACTGTTTTGCCTATGAACCTGCATTCTACCTCTCTCATCCGCTGGAGATACTCAAAGTATGGAAAGGAGGACTGGCAAGCCATGGCGGACTGCTTGGTTCCATCCTGGCTATTTGGTTCTTTTGCAGAAAATACAGGCTTGATTTCATGTGGCTGCTCTCACGCACAGCCATTGCCGGCACGATCACGGCAGCATTCGTACGTTTCGGGAACTTATTCAATTCCGAGATACTGGGGAAACCTACCGATCTTCCCTGGGCAATCATCTTTGAGCGTGTCGACATGCTTCCACGACACCCGGTACAACTTTATGAAGCCTTTTCCTACCTGATACTTTTGGTAATTATGCTCCTGGTCTACCTCAAAAGCAAACCGGACTTTGCTACCCGCATCCTTCCGGGTATCTTTTTGACTTTTATGTTCACGGTCCGTTTTCTACTCGAATATACCAAAACAAAACAGGCAGACTACACATGGGACCTTCCTTTCAGCACAGGGCAGGCTTTAAGTTTACCTTTTATTTTGATAGGTATCATATGGATATTATGGGCTTTAAAAAAGAAACACAGTACATAG